The region CAGCTGAATGCAGTAGCAGACTGTGTCTCAGTAATGGAGAACCACTCACCTTCCCTAAAACTAATATGGGGGCCCCCTGGGACAGGTAAAACAAAAACTATCAGCACTATCCTGTGGGCAATGCTCATCAAGGGCTTAAAGACACTTACCTGTGCACCAACCAATACTGCCGTATTGGAAGTTGCATCTCGAATTGTCAGGCTTATTGGAGAGTCCTCAGATGGTAGCGTCTGCTTTCTGAATAACATTGTCCTGTTTGGAAATAAGGAGAGGATGAAAATAGATGGTGATCATGATCTTTCCACGGTATTCCTTGACTCACGTGCAAAGCGGTTGTCGTCATGTTTCGTACCACATACTGGTTGGAGGCATTGCTTGTGCTCACTGATAGATCTTATTGAGAATCCTGTGACCAGGTACAAATTGCATATTGAGCATATTCTTAGGGAAAAGGAGATTTCTGAAAAGCATGGGGACAAACGCCTCCAGCGCAAGGATGCACATTCTTTGCGCCCTCGTTATCCTTTAGGTCATGTTGTCGCACCTTTCTCTCTGTTCTGCAAGACAATCCATAACAGGTCTGAAGGTGACGAAGAAGAGTGCCATAAGGAAGGATGGCATGACTATGAAGCTATGATGGAGGCATTCAGAGAAGTACCATTCGAGAAGTATTTGAAAGATAGATACAACAAACTTTCTGAGGATTTGTGTTGTTGCATTGAGATACTGTATAATGATTATCCAAGAAGCTCTGAAGCAGAACAGAGTTTTCAGTGTATGCTGGAAGTGCTTGAATTAATCGAAATTCTCCATGCTTTTATAAATCGTGACAGGGGTAATGATGATATATGGTCAGAGGAACTTCTTGAGGGCAAAGTAGAAGAGGACAGTAATCCTATTTCCTGGCCTGAGAAGCTAGCCTGTGTGCGGACTAACACATGCAGTAAATCCAAGTTCAAGCTGGCCAGATCCCTGTGTGTGCAAGAATTAAGATATCTTCGCAAAAACTTGGAGCTTCCAAATTATTACACCAAGAGGGAAATTCAACTGCATCTTCTGCAGAGCGCGAAATGCATTCTTTGTACAGTTTCCAGTTCTTTCACGTTGTACGGTGTGCTCATGGACGATTCTTCTTCTGTTAAGTTGAATCCTCTGGAGTTGCTGATTGTTGATGAGGCTGCACAGCTTAAAGAGTGTGAGACCTTAATTCCCTTGCAGCTGCCAGGCATAAAGCAGGCTGTTTTTATTGGAGACGAATATCAGTTACCTGCTCTGGTGAAAAGCAAAGTAAGCTATATGTGTTGGCTATTCTCTTCTTTCAATTTTTCCTTTGAGAGCAATGTATTGACATGTAATATGATTCTGTAGATATCTGACAATGCTAAATTCGGGAGAAGTGTTTTTGAGAGGTTAAGTATGCTGGGTTATAGTAAGCACCTTCTCAATGTGCAATACAGGATGCATCCAGAAATAAGCAAGTTTCCAGTTGTTACGTTTTACGATGGCAAGATATCTGACGGTCCCAATGTCACTACTAAGAGCTATGAAAAGAGATTCTTAGCAAGCAAAATCTTTGGGTCATACTCATTCATAAATGCAGATGGAGGACATGAAACAACTGAGAAGCACGGACGTAGCCTGAAAAACACAATTGAAGCTGCTGCAGTTTCGCGGATAGTGCAGAGGTTGTTCAAAGGTAACCAGCAATATTGCTTCTTCAGTTGTGGTCTTTTTTTTTGTAAATAATTTCCATTGAAAAACATAAGAGGTGGTGTTTTGGTTTGTCACGTGATTTAGTAATAAGAAAAGTAATGAAAGCAAGAAATTACTTGAGGAGAATGACTNNNNNNNNNNNNNNNNNNNNNNNNNNNNNNNNNNNNNNNNNNNNNNNNNNNNNNNNNNNNNNNNNNNNNNNNNNNNNNNNNNNNNNNNNNNNNNNNNNNNNNNNNNNNNNNNNNNNNNNNNNNNNNNNNNNNNNNNNNNNNNNNNNNNNNNNNNNNNNNNNNNNNNNNNNNNNNNNNNNNNNNNNNNNNNNNNNNNNNNNNNNNNNNNNNNNNNNNNNNNNNNNNNNNNNNNNNNNNNNNNNNNNNNNNNNNNNNNNNNNNNNNNNNNNNNNNNNNNNNNNNNNNNNNNNNNNNNNNNNNNNNNNNNNNNNNNNNNNNNNNNNNNNNNNNNNNNNNNNNNNNNNNNNNNNNNNNNNNNNNNNNNNNNNNNNNNNNNNNNNNNNNNNNNNNNNNNNNNNNNNNNNNNNNNNNNNTTACTCCCTCTGATCCGCATTAGTTGATGCAGCCTCTATATTTAGAGGCTGCGTCAGTTAATtcagatcggagggagtactaaatttaCATGCAAGCCTACATGCACAGTATTTTTTAGCGGAAGATGAAACACTTAGTATGCTGTTCTGTGATGTACATACAATCTGAGTTCTGAACTACTAGTAGCTTGTCCTTGGCTCGCTGCATGTATAATAGTTCTTCTTTTCCCTCAATTGCAGAGTCATTCTCTACAGGAATCAAAATCTCAGTTGGTGTTGTGTCCCCATATAATGCTCAAGTTAGAGCAATCTCTGAAAAGCTTGGGAAATCCTATGATAGGTATGACGGTTTCTCTGTGAAAGTGAAATCTGTGGATGGTTTCCAAGGCGCGGAGGAAGATATTATTATCATATCAACAGTGAGGAGCAATAAAGCTGGTTCTGTTGGATTTCTCACAAACATGCAGAGGACCAATGTGGCTCTCACAAGAGCTAAGTAAGTTTTTTGTTGCTCGATTCCAGGATAATACGGTGCTAAATATGAATCCAGCAGTATAACTTCTATTTCACAAAATTTCAATTTAGTTAGAATAACTGTTGGTTGAAAACTACGTAGTTTGAATGAAATTGAAAGGCTCTTTATTGCCATCAGGAGTAACTTATTTGTTGTTGATCTTGCCAGGCACTGTTTATGGATAGTAGGAAACGGGACGACTTTATCCAACAGCAAGTCTGTTTGGCAGAATATAGTCAAAGATGCGCAAGACCGAGATTGCTATTTTGATGCCGATAAAGATAGAGATCTATCAAATGCAGTAATCAAGGCCGTCATCGAGCTCGACGATGCTGATAATCTAGTGAAAATGGACTCGCTGCACATAAGCAAGCCAGGGTTTCAGGTATTACCAAAAGCCTTCTGAAAACCTCTCATCATACGGACATGTCATACCAAAGGGCTGACAAATCCGGTTGCTGGCAAGTGTGACCTAACGTTTTTCGTGTTCTATATGCAGAAATCAAGGTCCAAATACCGTTCATGAGATGTCAGGAGCCCTGAAATAGTACGAGTTTTGTGTCGGCGTGATGTTTGTGTCACCTGGGCTTTGCTGAAGAAACTTCCACCTGCGTTAGTATGGCCCGGCTGCTGTCGTGAGATGCCCTGTATTTTGTTGAACTTAAGCTTGATGCACGTTTCATCGCTGGAGCTCAGTAGCGTACCATTGTTATTCTGCTATAAGACTGATCGACATGGAACTTTTATTCTGGACAAAACCTTGTTAATTGGCATGTACTAGCTGGAATGTGGCGCGAAACAGCTTATCTCTATCTCCCTTTTGAACTGCCGAAACAGCTTCTCACCACACATTCAGACATTTATTCATCACACTTCACACACGACGCGTGCACTTCATTATTTCGGGGGTAGTCTTGGCCGGGTTGCTCGCACGTCGGTGTGGTCACGCTCAGCAGTCGATGTGGATGCTGCGCCAGCCGAAGTCGCCGCAGGCCTGGGTGTCCTCGAACACCTGGTACGGCGTGCCGGCGCAGCCGTGCTCGCTGTAGAGCGTCGCCGTCTCGCCGCGGAAGTTGAACTCGTGGCCGCCGTGGAAGTGGACGGGGCTGCACCCGCAGCTCCCCGCGCTGGACATGCGCCCCGTGCACGCGGGCCCGTCCCACGACGAGAAGTAGCTCCTCggccccgtcccgtccgtcgccgccacgGCCGCCGCCAGCGTGGCCAGGATGGCGACGGCCATCGCCGCGGCAGTCATCTTTGTGGCCATGATAGCAGTGCTAAGGGTAGGAATGGCGCTACCTTTTTCCTTCTGTTCGTATCGCGCGGCATCATGCGCCTTCGGTTCGAGGTTTTATAGGTGAAGCCAAAAGGTAGGCGGTCGAGTTCCTAGGACTAGACGGTTTATTGTGTTGCGATTTTTCATTGTGTCTGCCGATTTAGAGAGCTTACATCGTTGCGTACGTGTCTGTGTAGTTCTCTGCTTACCTTTGCTGTTGTCATCGGTCAACGTATATAGGGCGATACTAATGTTGCAAACTTGCAACAAGGCTTGGAAAAACAAAACTAAAAA is a window of Triticum dicoccoides isolate Atlit2015 ecotype Zavitan chromosome 2B, WEW_v2.0, whole genome shotgun sequence DNA encoding:
- the LOC119368095 gene encoding uncharacterized protein LOC119368095, with translation MENHSPSLKLIWGPPGTGKTKTISTILWAMLIKGLKTLTCAPTNTAVLEVASRIVRLIGESSDGSVCFLNNIVLFGNKERMKIDGDHDLSTVFLDSRAKRLSSCFVPHTGWRHCLCSLIDLIENPVTRYKLHIEHILREKEISEKHGDKRLQRKDAHSLRPRYPLGHVVAPFSLFCKTIHNRSEGDEEECHKEGWHDYEAMMEAFREVPFEKYLKDRYNKLSEDLCCCIEILYNDYPRSSEAEQSFQCMLEVLELIEILHAFINRDRGNDDIWSEELLEGKVEEDSNPISWPEKLACVRTNTCSKSKFKLARSLCVQELRYLRKNLELPNYYTKREIQLHLLQSAKCILCTVSSSFTLYGVLMDDSSSVKLNPLELLIVDEAAQLKECETLIPLQLPGIKQAVFIGDEYQLPALVKSKVSYMCWLFSSFNFSFESNVLTCNMIL